In the Lutra lutra chromosome 12, mLutLut1.2, whole genome shotgun sequence genome, TGCAGGCCCGAGGACCCTGCCTGCCCCGTGCCCGGTCCAAGGCCCCTCCAGACCCCAACCCCGGGCCCCACTCACCCGGGGGCCACCACCTGGCCCGGCTGCGCGCACAGCTCCCGCACCACGCCGGCGCGCTCCGACCTCAGCCTGCGCTCCGCGCGCACGCAGCCCCCGGACCGGGCGGGGGCGGGACCGGCGGGCTGCGCGGAGGCGGCGGCCTCACACACTGCCAGAACGGAGCCGATGCGCACGGCCGCGCCCGCCGCCACCCTCCACTCGAGCAGCCGCAGCGGCCCGGGTCCCGGGCAGCGCACCTCGGCCACGGCCGGCGGCAGGGCGCCCTCGGCGGGAACGCGGCCCGCGGGCGGCGCCTCCATCGCGGCCGGCCCGGGTCGCTGGGGGAAGGCGGGCGGGCGGGACGCTCAGGGCCCGGCGCCCATCGCGGGTTGGGGGCGGGACTGCGACCCCGGCCCAGGCGGCAAAGGCGACGGCGCTGCACTTCGCGCTCCAGCACCGGCTTCCACCCGCCGCCCGGCCCGCGCCAACTTCCGGGACGGCGTCTGACGTCGCGTGACGCCGCGTGCGTCCGCCGCGGGCCCCGCGCGTCAACACACGCCCACGTGGGGCCGGGCCGGCGCTGTGTCGGCCGCGGGTTCCCGGGGCGTCGTGGAAGCGAGCGTGTGCGGCCGGCCCGGCGGGAGCGGCGTGGCCGCGCCCCATGTGCCCCGGGAGCGCTGGCGGCGTGGGGCTGCGGGTCCCGGCGTGCAGCGCGCGCCGCGGCCCAGAAACCCGGCATGCACTGCGACGTCCCGGCATGCCGCGCGCTCTCCTGTCCCACAGCTCCCATGGTGCGACAGGGCCCATGGTCGTTAAACCACGGGTCCCGGCATGCAACGCGGACCGCCGTCCGCGGCCCCGTCACGTGCTGGGGCCCGTTGTGGAAAGACTGCGAGTCCCGGCATGCCGCGCGCCCATCGGGGAGCGGCGGTCCCGGCATGCCGCGCGCAGTCCCGGGTCAGAGGGCGGTGGCGCCCCGCCCCGCTCGCGGGTCAGATCGTGGGGTTCTGCGCGCCGGTCCCGGTGGCGTCTGGCCGGTGCCCGCGCTTGAGGAGAGGAGCGGCGGGTCGGTGATGACCTCTGGCCCCGGAGCCCGGGGCTGGAGCGCTCCGCGGAGGGGGGGCCGGCCGCCGGGCTCCTGAGTCCCGGAGCGGGGCGTGCCGCCGCCCGCAGTCCCGGAAGGCGGCGCGGGGACGCCCCGCGAGCAGGAGTGGCGAGTCCGGCCGGGAGCCCGGCCGGGGCGGCTCTCCTCGTCCGCTGCTGCGGGCGCCCGGCGCGGGGCTCCGCGGTGTGCGGGGGCGGCGGCCTCCCACCGCGGGCGggtcccctccccgccgcccgcgGAGTTCCGTCCGGGGTCCGCCGCGGAGCCGAGCCGGCCGTCACGCAGCGCCGGCAGCCGGACGAGGGGGGAGTCGGGAAACGGGTCCGCGAGCGCGCGGCGGGCGGGGCGCGCGGGTGTGGACGAGCCTCGCCGCCGGGAGTCCGGCCGGAAGCGCGGCGCGCGGAGCGGAAGGGCGACCCGGACCGGAGGCTGTTTCTGGAAAAGACCAGCGACGACCGGACCCGAGCCGGCCCGGCCGGGTGCGAAGGCGGGAGAGCCCGGCGGCCTCGGCGAGGAGAAGCCGCGGAGGGCGCGACGAGCACCGCCGCGCTGGACCCGGGAGACCGTCCCCGGAGACGCGGAGACAGACGCGACCGCCGTCGCCGTCCGGGCGCCACGAAACGGCTCGCGGACTCCAACGCGCCCGGAGTTCGGGCGCCGCGGACGCTCCGCGTCGTCTCCGCAGCCCCGAGTCCTGAGCGCGGCCCGGTGTCCCCGGAAGCACCTCTGCAGCCCCTTAGGGAGTGCGTCCTGCTGTCCCCGGTCATCCGAGGAGCAGCGGCGTCTGCCTGGGACGACGGTGACTTTCCTGGGACGCGTACAGTAGGGCCTTGGGCTGGAAGCGAATCTGACGCGAACACGGCTTGGATCCCGACCCTTGGAGAACAGCAGCGCGGGTGCCGATTTGCCGGGAGGGGCCGCAGGCTCTCCCCGGGCCTAGACGCGGGGGCCACGTCGTGTTCCCTGCCTGTGAGAATTGTCTAGTTTTCGTAGATCTCCGATTCTCGAATCCTCTTCCGACGACAGCGGGCGACCCTTGACCCCCTCCCATTCTCAGGCCACCCCAGCTGTCATGGAAACAAGCTTTCTCAGGCTCTGGCTTTGCAAGTTGTCCGGCCCCTGCCTTCCCCAACCTTCCCCGGGACAGCCCTAGAAGCCTGACGGGGTCAATCTGTGATGTTCCAGAGAGCCTTCTGGACTCTTGCCAAGTGGTGTCCCAAGGAGACCCTCAGGGCTCACTTCTTGGTCCCCCTTGCTCCCTTCTGTGTGGGTCTGCCAGGCCTGGTTCCCTCCGCGGACGCACCGTGCAGCTGTCCCGGTTGTTCCCAGCCCCGCGCCAGCATGGTGGGGAGAAGCCTAGAGCGCCCACGCCTCAGCCTTCTGCGGGTGCACAGGGGATGTGGGCTGGCGGCCTCCATTCGACAGCTGCGGGGGGCAGGGCTGTGTTGGAGCCTCAAGCATGGCTCAGTCCCCCTCTACTTTCACGCTCCTCCCTGGGTGCCCTGTAGGCCCCTCTCGCTGGTGGGAGTCTCTGTGGTCTGGGGAGGTCTCCCTGCCCTGCAGGCCGGCCACACCTGAGATGCGCGCTTCCCTAACACTGGGCAGATGTCCCGTGTGGCGAGCCAGCCCTTTCAGCCATCCTAGTTTCCAGAGCTCTCTGGTGTCTGTTAAAACACGGTGTTTGCGATTACCCGTTTCCCCAAGTTCTTGTGGCAGGATCCTTGGCTGGTTTCTACCTACTTCTCCCTTCCTGGAAGGAGACCTTGAATGGGATtctgacagaagaggaaacaggcctCCTAGACACAAGGACCATCATGGGTGGGGTTCTGGGGGTCCCTTGCTGGAGTCCTTTGTAGCAAAAACGGGAGCACGGCCAGATACTTGAGAAGTTGTGGACACCACCAGTAAGAGTTGACTTAATTGGCTTTGGAGGGGACCCAAGCATCAAGTTTGCTCTCTGGGTTATTCTAATGTGTAACAAGGTCTGTAGACAGTGGGTAGTTCCTACATGTTTTTGAGCAGACGTCTGAGCTGATCTGATCTGTGCATACGACTCCGCCGGCAGCGGAGGGCAGAGTGAACTGGAGCTATAGCCCCAGGTTCCAGGTGATCCCAACCGACGGGAGTGGTTGCAGGGGAGGTTCTGAGCCTGACCACCACCAGGTCTTGTCACTAGCTGGGCAGGTTAGTGAGAAGGAGGGCTCCAAACTGGCCCCTGGAAGAAGACCCACAAACCAGGAAGGGGGGACGGGGGCACATGGGGAAGAGACACGGAGTTCCCCGGGGGCCTGTTAGGTCTGAGCTGCCTGGGCACATGGGAGAGCCCGCCAGTGGGTGGGAGAGCAGGGCTGGTATGGTAGGTTCCTGGGGATGCCAGGGCAGTGCAGAAGCCACCAAGTGAGGGGAGCGTCTCCTGTGGGCAGGGTGGCCACAGTGTTGTACGCAGAGAACCTAGGCGCCCAGCAGCCAGCGTCCGGTGGTGTCAGAGACAGTGGCAAGGTCACGTGAGAccagggctggggttggggggggctgggggggttgTGCTGGAGGGTCCAGGCTGGGActgggagcacaggcaggagcGAGGCTTGCCAAGGAGGGAAGTGGTGTTTCTGCAGAAGAGACGGGAGGGGCCCACGCAGGTGCTTGTTTACCCCGTGGTAACATGTAATCAGTGgactctcttcctctgttctgtcccccttccctgcccctggtTAAAAACTGCAAAGTCAGCAGATACCAAACCTACGTGTAGTCCTGAAATGAACCCAGCAGTGGACCTGGAGTAGACAACATTACCAGGATTGTTAGGGCGACCTGGGTGTGCCCcccttcccatcccaccccctccGTTCCCGCAGTTCTGCGTTCGCCATGCTCCTTTTCTGTGGAGTTTTGCTTCCGCACATGTACAAGCCACAAGCGTGCCGTGTAGTTACGCTCGCTTTGGAGGGTTGTAAAAATGCATCACACACGCGGGGTTCTGGTCTGTGAGTGGTTCTCACTCATCACTGTGTCCAGAGCTGACCCACGGCGCTCTGTGTGGTCACTGCTCGTGACTTGTCTTCAGTAGCTCGCGCCGGAGTGCGAGACGGTGTCGTTACCATACTCTTGTACGCGGACATCGGGGTGGTTTGGGTTCTTACAAAAAGGGCTGGTT is a window encoding:
- the LOC125082403 gene encoding collagen alpha-1(I) chain-like, with the translated sequence MPRAVPGEERRVGDDLWPRSPGLERSAEGGPAAGLLSPGAGRAAARSPGRRRGDAPRAGVASPAGSPAGAALLVRCCGRPARGSAVCGGGGLPPRAGPLPAARGVPSGVRRGAEPAVTQRRQPDEGGVGKRVRERAAGGARGCGRASPPGVRPEARRAERKGDPDRRLFLEKTSDDRTRAGPAGCEGGRARRPRRGEAAEGATSTAALDPGDRPRRRGDRRDRRRRPGATKRLADSNAPGVRAPRTLRVVSAAPSPERGPVSPEAPLQPLRECVLLSPVIRGAAASAWDDGDFPGTRTVGPWAGSESDANTAWIPTLGEQQRGCRFAGRGRRLSPGLDAGATSCSLPVRIV